The Littorina saxatilis isolate snail1 linkage group LG1, US_GU_Lsax_2.0, whole genome shotgun sequence nucleotide sequence TTATGtcatcggagagagagagagagagagagagagagagagagagagagagagagagagagagagagagagagagagagagagagagagagagagagagagagagagatagagagagattgataattagttttaacgtcctcttagaaccaatttgcctatcttgggacaggtagagttgatatgctttatggggggacaggacactggacagacatacaaacagagaacacatatgatcgtgttatagatctggaagtctgttgttgcgatatttcaaaatggggatggaagtaaagattttgttggggttgttgccatagtgtacgcgaaatatagttgaagtggagcggttttgtaggcttatttgctttttatttatgtaaaatatgTTTTAGACTtttgaataatgccaaaataatgtaataaagaactggctgaataagtaaataaatacgtaactagaaacataaaaataattattagccaaataagaatattaaatataacttgctaaaataatatatcagaatggggaacttaagttcaggtaggagggcggtgtatgttatttagccttgtttgaatagagctatgtgataggtgttgtaggcgctttggttgttggggagggggggggggggggtgggagagagggttgaggggtgggaaggaggagATGTGATGAAGTTTTCAAAATAGatgtcctatttcagccttatgtattgagagacacagggtgtatgctggcttccattgaagcgtgcaatgtttatctaaaaactcatggggtttcagtttgtgttcgttgacaagggtgtgtaggttgcgaaaatcttgttggagtgattggcagcggtcaaagaggtgtaaaaaagatattagctttccacattcacagagacggggaaagaacttgtgagcgcatccatccgtgcgaattctgcgaagtattttaaggaagggggtggggagtgtaggcctgttttgttttgtttgtcggggcagaataagccaaccatgggcatcgccttctgtttttaattctgtttcccagtgacgtcaggcaactttggccattttgtgttttgcttccgTCTTTGTTAATTTGAGGTCATGAAATTCTGCTTGATCTGTGACAGAttcttttgctgctctgtcagccatatcattGCCTCTGATCCCCGTGTGTGAGGGGATGTACATAAGGGTCAATTCTGTTCCagaggcaatgatctggtgacagaggaacaatatttctgtctgaagctcttcccggtttctggaaccattttggagagcagtcagagctgattttgagtcggagaggatcacgactcttgttgggggTTGAGGGAGGTCATTGATATAGTGGCATGCTCTTAAGATGGCgtacatttctgcagtgaaaatggacacatcctgGTTGAGTTTGAATTTTTTAGTTATTTTGAGGTCAGGGATGACAAAAGCACAGCCGGCTTGgccatcattttgttttgagcCGTCAGTAAATATTTGTAGGTGATCTTTGTAACTGTTTGAGATTATTTCTCTTACTATTGATGAGACAAGCACAGGGTTATCTTTCTTTGTTATACCCAGATCAGTTATTATTACTAACGTGATAGCCAGTACACAAGAGACATCTCGAAGCACTGCAAAGACAGCGTGTCCTCTCGGTCAAGCAGTAGTAATGTTAGTGTCAGCTCTGTGTTATCAGATAAAGGTCAGTAAATACCAGCAGTGAAACTCTTAAATGCAGCCGGCTAGAGTTATGCCAAAATATCTCTCTGTGTACTTATTTCTCAATTATTACTGCGCCGAATAACAAAATGTTGATTTCATTATAAACTGAATGTATTTTGCTCTCATAAAAAAACTCGATAATGTTGCCTAGCTTTAATCATTAGGACATCAGGAAATTCTAGGCTATGTGACTGATCTTGAACAAATGGCTGGGTTAATATGTAATATATGTGTATCAGTCACTTTTAAAAACGAGTCGTTTGATCGTCTCTAAGCCTAGACGACCGGTCATTTTTCATTCCAACGAGCCAATTGACCGTTGACAAAGGCTTGGCCCGACCTTGCGTTATACATTTGGGTGCGTGTTGTTTAAGACGCCTAGGCACAACCcttacatcaacaacaaaaggtAAACGGCTTATCTTTAACGACAGAACTTATTTGAACAAGGGTAACCGCATATCTCAGGCTGTGAAAACAAATAACCCGATGTTTGTGTATGAACAAACGTCtgtccccctctccctccctttacAACGACCGACTTgagttttattgtatttttcttATCTATGAGAGTCGGTTGCATTGCGGTAAACTGTTCGtatcttttgttttgttctctcGAAGCTGGATTGTCAAAGCTGAGCATTTTAAACTCGAGCTGCCATTATTATTCCGCAAATTATATCGTCCCAAAGAATCTATACATTGTGAGACCAACACCCGACATTGTCCATGTTTTAAGTGTTTTATGAACCGGAATGTTTGGTTTTATCTGTTGGGATAAACGTACTAATGAACTTATCGGGAGAAATATAGCATTTTAACGACTTGATAATTGTAACACAATCCTATCCCTCTAAATATACGAGGTAAAGAAGCACACGTGATCCTAATTTCGTGAGTTAAACCATACGCAAAGCCACCCAAAACTGACGATTACAGAAAGCATAATTATGCCTACTCAATAAACACAACTAatccaaacacaaaacacatttGCGACTTATCACAGGAAACCAGATGGTGGCATTCTGGACAtaagaaagggaagtaatccgAAGGAAAACGAGGTTTAGCGTCAAGGGGTTGTGGACAGCCGATCCCTTTGAGAGCTTTGTGCTAATCAGTCTGCTTGCACCCGCTTCATTTCACCGCTTAATCCTCTCCGCAGACGACAACGGGTGGAACTTGGCAAATgactatttattttttcaacaCACTAAACTTCGCCGGCTGTCGCTTTGTAAATGTAAATCGTGTATAGTGGTGTTAAGAATATAGGCTAGGTATAGtgttgtgagtgagtgtgtgagtgtgtgtgtgtgtgtgtgtgtgtgtgtgtgtgtatgtgtgtgtgtgtgtgtgtgtgtgtgagtgtttgtgtgtgtgtgtgtgtgtgtgtgtgtgtgtgtgtgtgtgtgtgtgtgtgtgctgcacaTACTCTTTCCTCAGGTTTGAAAGTCCAAAACCATCGCATTTTACAGGAAACAAAAATCGTTGCGTTTCTCGTCTGTTTTCCTGGACAAAATGTTAAGTAAAAAGGTGCACAAATTCTCGAGCTTAGGCGGCAATCGGCCACCATTTTGTCATGTTTAAAAAATCACGCTCGGGTAGTGTCTAGATCCGTTTGTGAAAGCAGATTTAAAGACTGAAATGATGTCCCCGTTGAAGAGAActcaactcaaacacatctcCCAAAACTGAAGAAATCCAAAACAGATAGCCTGCTAACGTTAACAAAATTAATCTACAACAAAAAACCCAAAGAAGAATGGTGAGTTTATGAAACAtttaattgacaaaacaaaacactcaatctactaaaataataaaataaaataaatatataaaaaattggaggatgaaagttgcttgttcattccaatgcttgttattctctcaggtgccatgagaatggttccgaataactctcacttactctattacacatgtcgtatgcatttcgcgcgcttacttccctttctttctcagatCACTCGATCTACAGCCCGCGAGCATTGCTCCGACATAGCCCTACTTACTGCCAGAAGCCAGCGACTTAACCCGCTAACCTGAAAACGATCAAGATATGTTTCTTAACTCCTGCATGGTCATTCCGGCAGAGGTCGTCTGGTCGATGCCTTGTTGCCTCCACCTTCTCCGCTCCCCGTGGGGTCAACCGCCTAGGGCCAGTTAGTGCTGCGACTGCCACTCAGCGATAAGTTAATCGGCCGATCGACATACGTGGCGGATAGATGGAATAATCAGTGCGAAACAGTACGTTGGAGTACGCGGGTTGAAGAAGgcgttttcttttgttgaaGTTTCTTTAAACAGGTACGGACAATGTTGTGAACCGTACGTTGGAGTACGTAGGACGAAAAAGCCGTTTTATGGTTTCCCATAAAaccattttatttatttattaaggagaattctatagcgcataactaaaagcactatgttCTAAAAGCATTTATGTTCTGAATTTCTTTGTGCTAACAACCCAAGGGAGACAACCACTTCACACAATCATACTATGAAACAAGCCAACACTGTGATTGCGGATGTTGTCGCTGGATCTACCCAGCGACTGCATTTTTGAGAAAACCAACGTATTTATACATATCATCAATCAAAAATGCATACTGTTTAGCACAAAATTGTTCGGATACATAATCATCATGTAGGCAACATGTTATTATAAAGTACACAAAATTGTGAGAGTATCCGGTCGACTAGATGGACAATTGCCTCCCTTACTATATCACACCGGCCTTCTCACAATAAATATGCAACATTATTTACATCACAATACACACTGGGGACCAAGTTTCCCCTCTTTTTACATCACTGGCGGTAAAACGCCACCAACCAGCGAGCAGAATTGCTTGCTGGTACCGACCTAAATTACAAATCTATTTTAAGTCACCCAAAATGCCCTTACCCGTCTGACGTGTACTACTAAGAGCAAGACACGAGCAGCCAATAATAACAAACGCCCTGTAAGCCACCAAATGTACCCTTACTTGACGCTTGCATCAACTGAACTGCCCGTTCCATACCTTGAACTAAGTCCTCAATTGTCCACCTATGCCTACTGGTCAGACATTATGCATTCGTATATATAGGCGGTGAACGCGTTCGAAGCCCATCTCCCTGCTATGCGAATCTGCGCGTCAGATGCTCCTTGCGAAGCTAACAGAGTGGCTGCTCCTATTCTGAAACTATGAGTGTTGTACCGCTCTTGTGGGTGCCCGCAGAACTGATGAACTGACTTCAGCTCTTTGCAAAACCTGGACCGCGACACCGCCTCCCCAGTGTCTGTGATTGTATTGACCAGGTTGGCGACCGAGTCAGACGGGGTAGGATTGCTGGTACCGGTTGTCGTTGATCCGGATGTTGAGGCAATGGCCTCATGATCACCCGAAACAGCTTCTTGCAGACGCTGGTTGTCTTTCTGGAGCGAGACCATGGCGACTTGGCAGGCCTCTTGCCGCTTCCCCAGCATATCCTGTGCAAAAAACCCCCAAAAAaccccaacaaaacaaaacagcaacCAGGATATATATGTGAAAACGGTCTTGTTTGTCAGATTACTGAGAATTACACATGAGCCTTGAACTCGTCTGCTGCTCCTTGCAGGAGTTGACAACTCCTTCACTGTTCGGCCTTTAAAAAGTGGTTAAAATGCCATACTTCGGTTCCAGGTACAACCTCGGTTGTGAGATCAACACCAATCGCTGAAATTGTCACCAGATTTTGGGAGTCTGAAATACAAACCAAAGAAATTGATTACAATCTGGCCCAAAGTACTCCAAACCCATTGTGTTTTCTGTCTCAAACTCAAATTCTGGCACCCAGTACCCCCACCAAACCCGAGTTTGGAATCTCTGAGGCTCAATATATTTATGACAAACAGAACACCAACAGGAAATTACATCATGGTTCTCTGAACTGTCACACATCCACTTGAAGTAATACCTGGCTAACAAATCCACATAATAACTAATGTTGGAATCTCTGAGGCCCTATAGCTTAAtttgacaacaacaaccactGCGAACCATGCATGCTTTCTGATTCTCTGAAAAATCAGCCCCACCATGAAATATTACCTAGCCCACCGTATTTTAACCAAAATAGTGTTTGTAATCTGTGAGGCACCAGCCAACACAAGTGACAACAGTACCTCCACAGGAAAAATGTTCCCCAATTCTCTGCAAAGTCACACAACACATGAAATATTACCTGGCCCACAGTACCACAACCAACTTGGAATCTCTCAGGCTCAATGACAAGTGATCGACATACAATATACCTCCACAGGAACCAATAGTTCCTGATTCTCTGAAATGACGAACACCCACCTAACAGGTAATCGTCATACAGTACCTCCACAGGAACCAATAGTTCCTGATTCTCTGAAATGACGAACACCCACCTAACAGGTAATCGTCATACAGTACCTCCACAGGAACCAATATTTCCTGATTCTCTGAAATGTCACACACCAACCTAACAGGTAATCGTCAAACAGTACCTCCACAGGAACCAATATTTCCCGATTCATTGAAATGTGAAACACCCCCAACCTAACAGGTAATCGACATACAGTACCTCCACAGGaaccattattttctgattctctGAAATGTCACACATCAACCTAACAGGTAATCGACATACAGTACCTCCACAGGaaccattattttctgattctctGAAATGTCACACATCAACCTAACAGGTAATCGACATACAGTACCTCCACAGGAACCAATATTTCCTGATTCTCTGAAAAGTCACACACCAACCGAACAGGTAATCGACATACAGTACCTCCACAGGAACTACTATTTCCTGATTCTCTGAAATGTCACACATCAACCCAACAGGTAATCGACAAACAGTACCTCCACAGGAACCAATATTTCCTGATTCTCTGAAATGTCACACACCAACCGAACAGGTAATCGACATACAGTACCTCCACACGAACCAATATTTCCTGATTCACTGAAATGTCACACACCAACCTAACAGGTAATCGACATACAGTACCTCCACAGGAACcaatcaggggcggatcagttgctttgtaagggggcggggtgcactttgaatcgaaagtgaatgtgatgggcgcgaagcgcccgaatttgctaggggggtccgggggcatgcccccccgacattttttttgcccaaagaagcaaaatggtgccatctggtgccatttgaacttagaaatggtcatagaatcagcatagaaaaatctttttttcttcttcttcttttttttttgtgcccccccctcgtccgcccctgccaaTATTTCCTGATTCTCTGAAATGTCACACACCAACTTAACAGGTAATCGACATACAGTACCTCCGCAGGAACCAATATTTCCTGATTCTCTGAAATGTCACACACCAACCTAACAGGTAATCGACATACAGTACCTCCACAGGAACCAATATTTCCTGATTCTCTGAAATGTCAAACACCCACCTAACAGGTAATCGTCATACGGTACCTCCACAGGAACCAATATTTCCTAATTCACTGAAATGACAACAAACACCCACCTAACGGATCATTTCTGCTATTATGAAAATTCACCGCCTTGAAATTATTTGTACGTAACGTAACTGATCTTATTTTAGCCCACGGAAACGTCATGTAATTACGCTAGACACGTTGCAATAATTCAAATAAGAACGCATTCATTACAACAAACGTATACCAGGGATTTACACCTTTACCAAATAGGTTCTGTGATTGTAATTGTTCAGATACCCCATGCAATTACCCAACCCTCGGTTATATTATTCTTGACATGTCATCATAATTATTCAACATTCTGAAAATATTACGGAAAAAATTTTAACAAAATATTAGTGAAgtcgattttgttttaaaacaaaGTTCAAGTGCCTTCATACTACACCTCAGTGTTTCCACAATATTTTTCTGCGTGTACTTTCAGGTTTGACGTGACAGTGACAGTTTCAAACTTCTGCATCTATCTTTAACCGTTCAAGGTTGTTTTCCTCACCCTCATCACATCGAGAATATCGGCCGTAACCATGACAACGATCCGTTCATCAGTGCGCCCTGAAAGCAGCAAGCAGCCATGGGGAACCATCCTAAAACCGGAATTTGGTCTCGGCTACCAAAAGATGACAGGATACGAAATTGACCAGACAGTCAACCGGCTGTACTATGTACCATCTCCCAAGGAAATGTCTTATGATCGGGAAAGGAAGGAAATACCCAGGGACAAGTTTGATGCCATGGTaagggtcagggcgttagcaattttctcccccctttcctaacctaggtggtgggttcaagtgctagtctttcggatgagacgaaaaaccgaggtcccttcgtttaCACTACATTGgaatgtgcacgttaaagatcccacgattgtcaaaagggtctttcctggcaaaattgcataggcatagataaaaatgtccaccaaaatacccgtgtgacttggaataataggccgtgaaaagtaggatatgcgccgaaatggctgcgatctgctggccgatgtgaatgcgtgatgtattatgtaaaacaattccatctcacacggcataaacaaatccctgcgccttgaatatgtgcgcgatataaattgcataaaataaaaaataaaaaaaataaaaaagtaaatccctgcgctcagaactgtacccacggaatacgcgcgatataagcctcatattgattgattgattgaagttgtgtgtgtgtgtgtgtgtgtgtgtgtgtgtgtgtgtgtgtgtgtgtgtgtgtgtgtgtgtatgtgtgtgtgtatgtgtgtgtgtgcgtgtgtctacgtatgtgtgtgtgtgtatgtgtgtgtgtgtgtgtgtgtatgtgtgtgtgcacattttTCATTTTACACACAATTAACACAATTACACTGAACATGTTTTCTTTACTTTAAGATGGAACGCTTAACTGTGGCGGATAAAGAAAAGATTCCCGACAGCGACAGGCGAGTCAACTCTTCAATGTACAGAGAAATGGGGGTGGTGTCCTCCTACGCATGGAAAGGCTACAACTGACGTCATTTCCTCTACAGTATTACGCTAAAATGACAAGACTTCAACGGCTTGGTCTTCACTGAGGCAATCAGTGAGAAAAGTATGATTATGTTTGCAGCAAATTGTTGGCCTGGAAAGGTCAAATTGTagacatcacagtaattattcAAGTTTAGTGTCACAGATTCACAAATGGCTAGTGCAGGGTACTTAATTTTGTAGACGTAGAAGAACAGTGGGAATGTGTTGTTACCGAAACAAAGTCGTGCTGAAAAGCGTCAATTATGACTTTGAAATTCAAATCGTTCCGCAATGTTAGTTCAAAATACAAAGATATTTATGCCGTCCAGTGTTAACTGAGAGTTATTTTGAGACACTTAACTTGAAATTCTACCGATATCACGCAGCTGTCAAAGTTGCAGTAGGGGAAGGTTGGCTTATATGGactactttttgtttcatgctgataactagcttgttttcttgcaaagaagttcaattttgtgtttggtaatcCTTCTCTCTTTAGTTCACCGTTAGGCCTATTAAGAgcgaattagctttgatagacattgagcaaaaattaaatatagaataattcacaactggtccatgttaggagcctgggcgcctaatattgAC carries:
- the LOC138978616 gene encoding uncharacterized protein, producing MTTIRSSVRPESSKQPWGTILKPEFGLGYQKMTGYEIDQTVNRLYYVPSPKEMSYDRERKEIPRDKFDAMMERLTVADKEKIPDSDRRVNSSMYREMGVVSSYAWKGYN